A single genomic interval of Pelagerythrobacter marensis harbors:
- a CDS encoding NAD(P)-dependent oxidoreductase, whose protein sequence is MSKSIALIGFGEAAATFADAARWAEQATAFDTDAARSDAMARLGVCAAPSARRALEGAPLILSLVTADQALAAARDYAACMKPGAIWCDMNSVAPERKRASARYIEEAGGYYVDAAILAPVDPARLDVPILLAGAAADRARESLLAHGFSNVRPIGEETGRASAIKMIRSVMVKGIEALTDEMMEAAQAAGVADEVLASLDASEKQESWTRRVAYNRERMATHGLRRAAEMEESARTLRSLGVEPILTEGTAKRQRDAAERTRRTGGTA, encoded by the coding sequence ATGAGCAAGTCGATTGCCCTCATCGGTTTTGGCGAGGCTGCGGCCACGTTTGCCGACGCAGCCCGGTGGGCGGAGCAGGCGACGGCATTCGACACCGATGCAGCCCGCAGCGATGCAATGGCCCGGCTCGGCGTGTGCGCGGCTCCCAGCGCGCGGCGGGCGTTGGAAGGCGCCCCCTTGATCCTTTCGCTCGTCACCGCCGACCAGGCGCTGGCGGCTGCGCGCGACTATGCCGCTTGCATGAAGCCGGGCGCGATTTGGTGCGACATGAATTCGGTCGCCCCCGAAAGGAAACGCGCCTCCGCGCGCTATATCGAGGAGGCCGGGGGATACTACGTCGATGCGGCGATCCTGGCGCCGGTCGATCCCGCACGGCTCGACGTGCCGATCCTCCTTGCAGGGGCGGCCGCGGACCGCGCGCGCGAATCGCTCTTGGCGCACGGGTTCTCCAATGTCCGGCCGATCGGCGAGGAAACAGGCCGCGCCTCGGCGATCAAGATGATCCGTTCGGTCATGGTCAAGGGGATCGAAGCGCTCACCGACGAAATGATGGAGGCGGCGCAGGCCGCCGGCGTGGCCGACGAAGTTCTCGCCTCTCTCGATGCGAGCGAGAAGCAGGAGAGCTGGACCCGCCGAGTGGCCTACAACCGCGAACGCATGGCGACTCACGGTCTCCGGCGCGCCGCGGAAATGGAAGAATCCGCCAGGACGCTCCGGTCGCTGGGCGTCGAGCCGATACTGACGGAAGGCACTGCGAAGCGCCAGCGCGACGCCGCCGAGCGCACGCGAAGAACGGGGGGAACCGCATGA
- a CDS encoding amidohydrolase family protein: MSLVIDCHGHYTVLPKAHDEWREQQKIAFEQGRPAPPYPEIPNDEIRRTIEDNQLRLIKERGADCTIFSPRASAMAHHVGDQQVSAEWARHCNNLIYRVTQLFPETFVGACMLPQSPRSDLSESVKELRRCVETLGFVGCNLNPDPGGGHFDHPPLTDEFWFPLYEAMCELDVPAMIHVSGSCNPAMHATGGFYLAADTVAFMQLLQGDLFARYPDLRFIIPHGGGAVPFHWGRYRGLADMLGQPALDRHLMNNVFFDTCVYHQPGIDLLVDVIEHKNILFGSEMVGAVRGIDPQTGHHFDDTKRYIDALDIGEEARSAIFEGNARRVFPRLDARLRERGL; the protein is encoded by the coding sequence ATGAGTCTCGTCATCGATTGCCACGGGCACTACACCGTGCTGCCCAAGGCGCACGACGAATGGCGCGAGCAGCAGAAGATCGCGTTCGAGCAAGGTCGCCCCGCCCCGCCTTATCCCGAAATTCCGAACGATGAGATTCGCCGGACGATCGAGGACAACCAGCTCCGGCTGATCAAGGAGCGGGGAGCCGATTGCACCATCTTTTCGCCGCGGGCGAGCGCAATGGCGCACCATGTCGGGGACCAGCAGGTCAGCGCGGAATGGGCGCGACACTGCAACAACCTGATTTATCGTGTGACGCAGCTGTTCCCCGAAACATTCGTCGGCGCATGTATGCTGCCGCAGAGCCCCCGGTCGGACCTGTCGGAAAGCGTCAAGGAATTGCGCCGCTGCGTGGAAACGCTCGGGTTCGTCGGTTGCAACCTCAATCCCGACCCCGGCGGCGGCCATTTCGACCATCCCCCGCTTACCGACGAGTTCTGGTTCCCGCTGTACGAGGCGATGTGCGAGTTGGACGTACCGGCGATGATCCATGTGTCGGGGAGCTGCAATCCGGCGATGCATGCCACCGGCGGCTTCTACCTGGCGGCGGATACGGTGGCCTTCATGCAGCTGCTGCAAGGGGACCTGTTCGCCCGCTACCCCGACCTGCGGTTCATTATCCCCCATGGTGGCGGAGCGGTGCCTTTCCACTGGGGCCGCTACCGCGGCCTGGCCGACATGCTCGGGCAGCCGGCGCTCGACAGGCATCTGATGAACAACGTGTTCTTCGATACCTGTGTCTACCACCAACCGGGCATCGATCTGCTGGTCGATGTTATCGAGCACAAGAATATTCTGTTCGGCAGCGAGATGGTCGGTGCAGTGCGCGGCATCGATCCGCAAACCGGACACCATTTCGACGATACCAAGCGCTATATCGATGCTCTCGATATCGGCGAGGAAGCGCGCAGTGCCATCTTCGAGGGCAATGCCCGCCGCGTCTTCCCCCGTCTGGACGCCAGGCTGAGGGAGCGAGGCCTGTGA
- a CDS encoding aromatic ring-hydroxylating dioxygenase subunit alpha: MTTWLENAWYVAAWDSEVDSTPLARTICGVPMMMYRKLDRAVVAMRDACPHRMLPLSMGLREGDSIRCKYHGLKLGPDGVAQEMPLTGERVNTRICAETFVTHERHRFVWVWIGDKDKADPALIPDLWPCSANGWTFDGGYYHVACDYRLMIDNLMDLTHETYVHSGSIGQPEILEAPLECKTEGDTVYLWRWMPAIEAPPFWRGALKQDCPVDRWQICQFLLPSSVMIDVGVAPVGAGATLENHDQGVRGMVVDFMTPESETTHHYFWGMARNFDVDDAGFTARFKAQQGGVFAEDKEILEAQQNAIQANPDLKLNAYSIDQGGVRARKIIEKAIRRQQEANR; encoded by the coding sequence GTGACGACATGGCTCGAGAATGCCTGGTACGTCGCAGCGTGGGATTCGGAGGTGGATTCCACCCCCTTGGCACGAACGATCTGCGGTGTGCCGATGATGATGTACCGCAAGCTGGATCGCGCGGTCGTGGCCATGCGCGATGCCTGCCCCCACCGGATGCTTCCCTTGTCGATGGGCCTGCGCGAAGGCGATTCCATCCGATGCAAGTATCACGGCCTCAAGCTGGGGCCCGATGGTGTGGCGCAGGAAATGCCGCTGACCGGCGAGCGCGTGAACACGCGCATCTGCGCCGAAACGTTCGTCACGCATGAACGCCACCGCTTCGTCTGGGTCTGGATCGGCGACAAGGACAAGGCCGATCCGGCCCTGATACCCGACCTGTGGCCCTGTTCCGCGAACGGGTGGACATTCGACGGCGGCTATTACCACGTCGCCTGCGATTATCGCCTGATGATCGACAACCTGATGGACCTGACCCACGAAACCTACGTGCATTCAGGCTCGATCGGACAGCCCGAAATCCTCGAAGCTCCGCTGGAATGCAAGACAGAGGGCGATACGGTCTATCTCTGGCGATGGATGCCAGCGATCGAAGCCCCACCGTTCTGGCGCGGAGCGCTCAAGCAAGATTGTCCCGTCGATCGTTGGCAAATCTGCCAGTTCCTCCTCCCCTCGTCGGTAATGATCGACGTTGGCGTGGCTCCCGTCGGAGCCGGGGCCACGCTGGAAAACCACGACCAGGGCGTGCGCGGCATGGTGGTCGACTTCATGACGCCCGAAAGCGAAACGACCCACCACTATTTCTGGGGCATGGCGCGCAATTTCGACGTCGACGATGCCGGCTTCACCGCCCGGTTCAAGGCGCAACAGGGCGGTGTATTCGCCGAAGACAAGGAAATTCTGGAGGCGCAGCAAAACGCAATCCAGGCCAATCCGGATCTCAAGCTGAACGCCTATTCGATCGACCAGGGCGGCGTTCGAGCTCGCAAGATCATCGAAAAGGCAATCCGGCGGCAACAGGAAGCGAACCGATGA
- the ligA gene encoding protocatechuate 4,5-dioxygenase subunit alpha, with the protein MIDIHEYLAEFDDIPGTRVYTAQRARAGYHLNQFAMSLMKAENRERFRADERAYLEQWPMTEDQKQAVLVRDYNRLLDLGGNIYFLAKVFASDGLSFVQAVSTMTGMTVDEYQKMMLDGGRSPEGLRSTKEGN; encoded by the coding sequence ATGATCGACATTCACGAATACCTGGCCGAGTTCGACGATATTCCCGGCACGCGGGTCTATACCGCGCAACGGGCACGGGCGGGCTACCACCTCAACCAGTTCGCGATGAGCCTGATGAAGGCCGAGAATCGCGAGCGCTTCCGTGCCGACGAACGCGCCTATCTCGAACAGTGGCCGATGACCGAGGATCAGAAGCAGGCCGTGCTCGTTCGCGATTACAATCGCTTGCTCGACCTTGGCGGGAACATTTACTTTCTTGCCAAGGTGTTTGCGTCGGACGGGCTCAGTTTCGTCCAGGCCGTATCGACCATGACCGGCATGACCGTGGACGAATACCAGAAGATGATGCTGGATGGCGGGCGCTCTCCCGAAGGGCTCCGCTCCACGAAGGAAGGCAACTGA
- a CDS encoding class III extradiol dioxygenase subunit beta codes for MAQITAGIACSHIPVLGFAHDQDKEGDPLFKPAFDGFRWTREWIRAEGRPDVVVLVYNDHASAFDMDIVPTFAIGCAETFPICDEGYGPRPVPEVVGHPDLAWHIAQSLILDEFDMTILNRLEVDHGLTVPLSMMYGRVDEWPVRVIPLAVNVVTYPPPSGNRCWMLGEAIARAVASFGEDLNVHVWGTGGMSHQLQGPRAGLINREWDNMFLDRLIGDTQDLRHVPHIEYLRETGSEGIEMVMWLIMRGALGRKTRCLHRHYHVPVSNTALGHLVLTPVDGTVPPSPTLEGNRAAPGH; via the coding sequence ATGGCGCAGATCACCGCCGGCATCGCGTGCAGCCATATCCCCGTCCTGGGGTTCGCGCACGATCAGGACAAGGAAGGCGATCCCCTGTTCAAGCCGGCCTTCGACGGATTCCGATGGACCCGCGAATGGATCCGCGCCGAAGGCAGGCCCGACGTCGTCGTGCTGGTCTACAACGACCACGCATCGGCGTTCGATATGGATATCGTGCCCACTTTCGCCATCGGCTGTGCCGAAACGTTTCCCATCTGCGACGAGGGATATGGCCCCCGTCCCGTCCCCGAGGTCGTCGGCCATCCCGATCTTGCCTGGCATATTGCGCAGAGCCTGATCCTCGATGAATTCGATATGACGATCCTCAATCGGCTGGAAGTGGATCACGGCCTGACCGTGCCTCTGTCGATGATGTACGGTCGGGTCGACGAATGGCCGGTCAGGGTCATTCCCCTCGCGGTGAATGTCGTGACCTATCCCCCGCCTTCCGGCAATCGTTGCTGGATGCTGGGCGAGGCGATTGCGCGTGCGGTCGCAAGTTTCGGAGAGGATCTGAACGTCCATGTCTGGGGCACCGGGGGAATGAGCCACCAACTGCAGGGACCGCGTGCCGGACTGATCAATCGCGAATGGGACAACATGTTTCTCGATCGGCTGATCGGCGACACGCAGGATCTGCGCCACGTTCCCCACATCGAATATCTGCGCGAAACCGGTAGCGAAGGCATTGAAATGGTGATGTGGCTGATCATGCGGGGCGCGTTGGGGCGCAAGACGCGATGCCTGCATCGGCATTACCACGTTCCTGTCAGCAACACGGCCCTGGGGCACCTCGTGCTGACGCCGGTGGACGGAACGGTTCCTCCTTCCCCCACACTCGAAGGCAACCGCGCGGCCCCCGGGCACTGA
- a CDS encoding Gfo/Idh/MocA family oxidoreductase, with translation MTGIALIGAGAFGEKHLDGLRNIDGAEIVSVISRRAEQAAEVAAKYGARHSGTELSEALALDDVDAVILCTPTQMHAEQAIQCMDAGKHVQVEIPLADSWADAQAVEVRQRETGLVCMVGHTRRFNPSHQWIRRKIDAGEFNIQAMDIETFFFRRKNMNAKGEPRSWTDHLLWHHSAHSIDIFQYMTGSRVIAGNVLQGPQHPELGIAMDMSIQLKTEAGQILTLALSFNNDGPLGTFFRYIGDTGTYIARYDDLVTGREEPVDLSGVAVSSNGIELQDREFIAAIEEGREPNSSVAQVLDCYRVIGELAASLEAQDGWS, from the coding sequence ATGACTGGCATTGCACTCATCGGCGCCGGGGCGTTCGGCGAAAAACACCTCGACGGTCTCAGGAACATTGACGGCGCGGAAATCGTCTCGGTCATATCGCGCCGTGCCGAACAGGCTGCCGAGGTGGCGGCAAAATACGGCGCCCGACACTCCGGGACCGAATTGTCGGAAGCCCTCGCCCTGGACGATGTCGACGCCGTTATCCTTTGCACGCCCACCCAGATGCATGCCGAACAGGCGATCCAGTGCATGGACGCGGGCAAGCATGTCCAGGTCGAAATCCCGCTGGCCGACAGCTGGGCAGACGCGCAGGCCGTGGAAGTGAGGCAGAGAGAAACCGGGCTCGTCTGCATGGTCGGCCACACCCGCCGCTTCAACCCCAGCCATCAATGGATCCGGCGGAAAATCGACGCCGGAGAATTCAATATCCAGGCAATGGATATCGAGACGTTCTTCTTCCGCCGAAAGAACATGAACGCCAAGGGCGAGCCGCGCAGCTGGACCGACCACCTGTTGTGGCATCACAGCGCGCACAGCATCGACATCTTCCAGTACATGACGGGCAGCAGGGTCATCGCCGGCAACGTGCTGCAGGGGCCGCAGCACCCCGAACTGGGCATTGCGATGGACATGTCCATCCAGCTCAAGACCGAAGCCGGCCAAATCCTGACTCTGGCGCTTTCGTTCAACAACGACGGACCCCTGGGGACATTCTTCCGTTATATCGGCGACACCGGAACCTACATCGCGCGCTACGACGATCTGGTCACCGGTCGCGAAGAACCGGTCGACCTGTCGGGCGTCGCGGTATCGTCCAACGGTATCGAGCTGCAGGATCGTGAGTTCATCGCGGCAATAGAGGAAGGGCGCGAGCCGAACAGTTCGGTCGCCCAGGTCCTCGATTGTTACCGGGTCATCGGCGAATTGGCCGCCAGTCTCGAAGCGCAGGACGGGTGGTCCTGA
- a CDS encoding aldo/keto reductase — MQRRLCGRRVHPIGLGCMNLSWAYGDPPSREGCLRLLNEALDLGYDHLDTANIYGKGANEELLANAVMHRRDEFLLASKTGIVVDGPRRGVDCSPAAIAESLDASLRRLGTDHIDLFYMHRFDPKVPVADSVGAMIRAMEAGKIGAYGVSEWSSDHIRQAHAVHPMAAVQTEYSLWTRNVELGVLQATRELGIALVAFSPVARGALGGRLKDPSSLAENDLRRSHPRFSAENWPRNLALLDRFDALASSAGVKPAQLALAWLLAQSAHVHAIPGTTDLGHLHENFAAPTCEVPQAIIHQAGELINQQTVSGHRYPEVMRGTIDTEDFV; from the coding sequence ATGCAGCGCCGGCTTTGCGGCCGCAGGGTCCATCCCATCGGGCTGGGATGCATGAACCTCTCGTGGGCCTATGGCGATCCGCCATCGCGCGAGGGATGCCTGCGCCTCCTCAACGAAGCGCTGGATCTGGGATACGACCACCTCGACACCGCCAATATCTACGGCAAGGGGGCGAACGAGGAACTGCTGGCCAATGCCGTCATGCACCGCCGGGACGAGTTTCTGCTGGCGAGCAAGACGGGGATTGTCGTCGACGGGCCGAGAAGGGGGGTCGACTGTTCGCCCGCGGCGATCGCTGAATCGCTCGACGCCAGCCTCAGGCGGCTGGGCACGGATCACATCGACCTGTTCTATATGCACCGGTTCGATCCGAAGGTGCCCGTTGCGGACAGCGTTGGCGCAATGATCCGCGCCATGGAAGCCGGCAAAATCGGCGCCTACGGGGTTTCGGAATGGTCCAGCGATCATATCCGCCAGGCCCACGCCGTCCATCCGATGGCCGCGGTGCAGACCGAATATTCGCTCTGGACCCGCAACGTGGAACTCGGCGTCTTGCAGGCGACCCGCGAACTGGGCATCGCGCTCGTTGCATTCTCGCCCGTTGCGCGCGGCGCTCTTGGCGGCAGGTTGAAAGATCCCTCGTCGCTCGCCGAAAACGACCTGCGCCGCTCACATCCGCGATTCAGTGCCGAAAACTGGCCACGCAACCTCGCCCTGCTCGATCGGTTCGACGCCTTGGCCAGCAGTGCCGGCGTGAAACCCGCGCAACTGGCGCTCGCCTGGCTGCTGGCCCAATCCGCCCATGTCCACGCAATCCCCGGCACGACCGATCTCGGCCACTTGCACGAGAACTTTGCCGCGCCGACATGCGAGGTGCCGCAGGCAATCATCCATCAGGCGGGGGAACTGATCAATCAGCAGACTGTGTCGGGCCATCGCTACCCCGAAGTCATGCGGGGCACGATCGACACCGAAGACTTCGTCTAG
- the pobA gene encoding 4-hydroxybenzoate 3-monooxygenase gives MKTQVCIIGAGPAGLLLGHLLRAEGVECIVLERRTPEYVLGRIRAGVLEQVTVGLMERLGLDARMKEEGLPHDGFNLADGERLIRIDCAELTGRQVMVYGQTEITRDLMEACDERGLEVVYEAQDVALHGIDGDAPHVTFSKGGTSNTIDARIVVGCDGFHGPSRQAIIGTGGGREFERVYPFGWLGILADVPPCNHELIYANHARGFALASMRSATRSRYYIDVPTSENVEDWSDDRIWDELATRLGPDAAPHITRGPSIEKSIAPLRSYVFAPMRLGALMLCGDSAHIVPPTGAKGLNLAASDVYYAAEALTAFFQRSDNDAIAAYSDTALARVWKAERFSWSLTRLMHRFPEDGAFERAMQVAELDYIANSRAAQTSIAENYVGLPV, from the coding sequence ATGAAGACGCAGGTTTGCATCATCGGCGCGGGACCCGCAGGCCTCTTGCTGGGGCATCTGCTGCGCGCCGAAGGCGTCGAGTGCATCGTGCTCGAACGACGGACACCGGAATACGTTCTCGGGCGGATCCGGGCGGGGGTGCTGGAGCAGGTAACCGTGGGCCTGATGGAGCGCCTGGGCCTCGATGCGCGAATGAAGGAAGAGGGGCTGCCGCACGATGGCTTCAATCTTGCCGACGGCGAGCGCCTGATCCGCATCGATTGCGCCGAACTGACCGGTCGGCAGGTCATGGTCTACGGACAGACGGAAATCACCCGCGATCTTATGGAAGCATGTGACGAACGCGGGCTGGAGGTCGTGTACGAGGCCCAGGACGTCGCCCTCCATGGCATCGATGGCGACGCCCCGCATGTAACCTTTTCCAAAGGCGGCACATCGAACACGATCGATGCCCGGATCGTCGTGGGATGCGACGGATTCCACGGCCCGAGCCGCCAGGCCATCATCGGCACCGGGGGTGGGCGGGAGTTCGAGCGCGTCTATCCCTTCGGCTGGCTCGGTATCCTGGCAGACGTTCCGCCGTGCAATCACGAGCTGATCTATGCCAATCACGCGCGGGGTTTCGCGCTTGCGTCGATGCGCAGCGCGACACGCAGCCGCTATTACATCGACGTTCCCACCAGCGAAAACGTGGAAGATTGGTCCGACGATCGGATATGGGACGAACTGGCAACCCGGCTGGGGCCTGACGCGGCCCCGCATATCACGCGGGGCCCCTCGATCGAGAAAAGCATCGCTCCGCTGCGGTCTTACGTCTTCGCGCCGATGCGGCTTGGCGCGCTGATGCTGTGCGGCGATTCCGCCCACATCGTCCCTCCTACAGGGGCGAAGGGGCTGAATCTCGCCGCGAGCGACGTTTATTATGCTGCCGAAGCGCTGACGGCCTTCTTCCAGCGTTCGGACAACGATGCGATTGCCGCCTACTCCGATACTGCGCTGGCGCGCGTGTGGAAGGCGGAACGGTTCAGTTGGTCGCTGACCCGCCTGATGCACCGTTTCCCGGAAGACGGCGCTTTCGAGCGCGCGATGCAGGTGGCGGAACTCGATTACATCGCAAACAGCCGTGCTGCCCAGACCAGCATCGCCGAAAACTACGTCGGCTTGCCGGTTTAG
- a CDS encoding amidohydrolase family protein: protein MRTREEAARLNAIDVHVHAEISCCQPLDPIQAEFNRAASEYFGIPVERPSIPDTIAYYRERQIGLVMFTVDMEAGTGITRIPNEEIAEAAGDNADIMIAFASIDPHKGKKGALEARRLIEEYGVRGFKFHPPLQDFDPGDPIAWPIYEVIDHFGLPAIFHTGHSGMGTGMPGGGGIRLKWGQPILVDDVAVRFPGMKIVLAHPSWPWTDEALSMALHKPNVFIDLSGWSPKYFPPQIVRYANGQLGRKFLFGSDFPLIPPDKWIAAFDEAGFKSHLRQPILKDNALDLLFGAEEME from the coding sequence ATGCGGACCCGCGAAGAAGCGGCGAGGCTGAACGCGATCGACGTTCACGTCCACGCGGAGATCAGTTGCTGCCAGCCGCTTGATCCGATCCAGGCCGAGTTCAATCGGGCGGCTTCGGAGTATTTCGGGATTCCGGTCGAACGCCCCTCCATTCCCGACACGATCGCCTACTACCGCGAACGGCAGATCGGCCTGGTCATGTTCACGGTCGACATGGAGGCGGGAACCGGGATCACCCGCATTCCGAACGAGGAAATCGCCGAAGCGGCCGGGGACAATGCGGACATCATGATCGCGTTCGCTTCGATCGATCCTCACAAGGGCAAGAAGGGCGCCCTGGAGGCAAGGCGGCTGATCGAGGAGTACGGGGTCCGGGGGTTCAAGTTTCATCCCCCCTTGCAGGATTTCGACCCCGGCGACCCGATTGCATGGCCGATCTATGAAGTGATCGATCACTTCGGCCTGCCGGCAATCTTCCACACGGGGCATTCGGGCATGGGAACCGGGATGCCGGGCGGCGGTGGAATCCGTCTGAAGTGGGGGCAGCCGATCCTGGTCGACGACGTTGCGGTCCGGTTTCCGGGGATGAAGATCGTGCTGGCCCATCCATCCTGGCCGTGGACCGACGAAGCGCTGTCGATGGCGCTGCACAAGCCCAACGTGTTCATCGATCTTTCGGGGTGGTCGCCCAAGTATTTTCCGCCGCAGATTGTCCGCTATGCCAACGGCCAGCTCGGCAGGAAATTCCTGTTCGGTTCCGATTTCCCGCTGATCCCGCCGGACAAGTGGATCGCGGCGTTCGACGAAGCGGGATTCAAGTCTCACCTGCGCCAGCCCATTCTCAAGGACAATGCCCTCGATCTCTTGTTCGGCGCGGAGGAGATGGAATGA
- a CDS encoding acetate--CoA ligase family protein, whose translation MVDSAPRPTPDLGRLLRPASVAIVGASATRGALGNSVLRNLDRSGFSGEVHLVNPKRPVIDGRQSLESIHDLPEGVDVAVLAIPGSAVLPAIEAAAARKVGAAIIFSAGFAEGGDAGMQAQREIARIAREAGMIVEGPNCLGMTNFVDGVPLTFVEIPQVRKAPGRNIALVSQSGAMAIVETTTLIAKELGLSYFVSTGNEAATGVEDYVGALLEDDDVQIVGMIVEQFRDPARFLSLAHRAREIGKPIVLLHPGQSAAARESAATHTGAMAGDWKLMEAKVRDAGVILAEDLEELGDVLDLAARCRTPPVGGCAVLTESGAFKALTLDLCDRIGLELPTPNAAAGAALREAMPDFIPVSNPMDLTAQALVDPGLYRRALEGLLRDPQFGSVVFAIIQTDHETSARKFPAVIDAVEQLRPDVPVVFAGMDDGAEVQPEYIRRLRELGVPYFPSADRALRALRRFGEAAGRMRERSVAPPVAIDVGASGTIPEYRAKDLLAPAGIPFPEAGFATDLDQARTIASQIGYPVAIKAQSAGLSHKSDAGGVLLDIGSDAELEVAWARLFANVASHAPDLALDGVLVERMGPRGTELIVGARNDADWGPVSLVGFGGVQAELYRDVRLLSPDLSPAAIEAELLQLKGAALLTGFRGSPPLDIAAVARLVERLGRVVRGTGEILEIDLNPVVVFPEGQGCVALDALVTVA comes from the coding sequence ATGGTTGATTCTGCTCCTCGCCCGACGCCCGACCTCGGCCGCCTGTTGCGCCCTGCGTCGGTGGCCATTGTCGGCGCTTCGGCCACGCGCGGTGCGCTGGGCAATTCCGTGCTGCGCAATCTCGACCGCTCGGGCTTTTCCGGAGAGGTCCACCTGGTGAACCCCAAGCGGCCGGTGATCGACGGGCGCCAATCGCTGGAATCGATCCACGACCTGCCCGAGGGGGTGGACGTTGCGGTGCTGGCGATTCCGGGGTCGGCGGTGCTTCCAGCTATCGAGGCCGCGGCTGCCCGGAAGGTCGGCGCGGCGATCATCTTTTCCGCAGGTTTTGCCGAAGGGGGCGATGCGGGAATGCAGGCGCAGCGCGAAATCGCGCGAATCGCGCGCGAGGCCGGAATGATCGTCGAAGGTCCCAACTGCCTGGGGATGACGAATTTCGTCGATGGGGTGCCTTTGACTTTTGTCGAGATCCCGCAAGTGCGCAAGGCGCCGGGGCGGAACATCGCTCTGGTGTCGCAGTCGGGCGCCATGGCCATCGTCGAGACGACGACGCTGATCGCGAAGGAACTGGGTCTTTCGTACTTCGTGTCGACCGGGAACGAAGCGGCCACCGGCGTGGAAGATTATGTCGGGGCATTGCTCGAAGACGACGACGTTCAGATCGTCGGGATGATTGTCGAGCAGTTCAGGGATCCGGCGCGATTTCTATCGCTGGCGCATCGGGCGCGTGAAATCGGAAAGCCGATCGTTCTGTTGCATCCCGGCCAGTCCGCCGCAGCGCGTGAAAGCGCCGCGACCCACACCGGCGCGATGGCTGGCGACTGGAAGCTGATGGAGGCTAAAGTCCGCGATGCCGGCGTGATCCTGGCCGAAGACCTCGAAGAGCTTGGCGATGTCCTCGATCTGGCGGCGCGCTGCAGAACCCCGCCGGTTGGCGGATGCGCGGTCCTGACGGAGAGCGGAGCATTCAAGGCGCTGACTCTCGATTTGTGCGACAGGATCGGACTGGAGCTTCCGACACCGAACGCGGCGGCGGGGGCTGCTCTCCGCGAAGCGATGCCGGACTTCATCCCTGTGTCGAACCCGATGGACCTGACCGCCCAGGCCCTGGTCGATCCAGGCCTCTATCGGCGCGCGCTGGAGGGCCTGCTGCGAGACCCTCAGTTCGGAAGCGTGGTGTTCGCCATCATCCAGACTGACCATGAGACTTCGGCGCGCAAGTTCCCTGCAGTCATCGATGCGGTGGAGCAATTGCGCCCCGACGTTCCCGTCGTGTTTGCTGGGATGGATGACGGCGCCGAAGTTCAGCCCGAGTATATCCGGCGTCTGCGCGAATTGGGCGTGCCGTATTTTCCTTCGGCAGACAGGGCCTTGCGCGCCCTGCGCCGATTCGGGGAGGCGGCCGGACGGATGCGCGAGCGCAGCGTCGCCCCGCCCGTCGCGATCGATGTAGGCGCATCCGGCACGATTCCCGAATATCGCGCCAAGGACCTGCTCGCGCCGGCTGGAATACCGTTTCCGGAGGCAGGCTTTGCGACCGATTTGGATCAGGCGCGAACCATTGCATCGCAGATCGGCTATCCAGTGGCCATCAAGGCGCAGTCCGCCGGGCTTTCGCACAAGAGCGATGCCGGGGGAGTTCTTCTCGACATCGGCAGCGACGCCGAGCTTGAGGTCGCATGGGCGCGACTTTTCGCGAATGTCGCTTCCCATGCACCGGACCTCGCGCTGGACGGGGTGCTCGTCGAACGGATGGGCCCGCGCGGCACCGAGCTGATCGTAGGGGCGAGGAACGATGCAGACTGGGGACCGGTGAGCCTGGTGGGGTTTGGCGGGGTTCAGGCCGAACTGTACCGGGACGTGCGACTGCTCAGTCCCGATCTGTCGCCGGCCGCGATCGAAGCGGAGTTGCTGCAACTGAAGGGCGCGGCCCTTTTGACGGGTTTCCGGGGCTCTCCGCCGCTCGATATCGCCGCCGTGGCCCGCCTGGTCGAGCGACTGGGGCGGGTGGTCCGCGGCACTGGCGAGATTCTCGAAATCGACCTCAATCCGGTTGTCGTCTTTCCCGAAGGGCAGGGGTGCGTTGCGCTGGACGCCCTGGTGACGGTGGCTTGA